In the genome of Aricia agestis chromosome 4, ilAriAges1.1, whole genome shotgun sequence, the window ACTATACCTGGGTGGTGACTGACTTGGTACGCTTATGTCGTAGCATGGGAGATTATGAATTTCTGAAAATGAGAAAAGTTATAATTAGAGGCTTGTTAAAACATAAGTGATTATAACTTACAAGAGCAGACaagctataatatttaaatctttaaCGTCATTGCTGAGAAATACAAAATAACTTGAGATTTTGTAGCAAGAATATTATAAGAGTGTCTGTTATAATAAAGTTCTAAGgccaggcgcgcactagcggccagggcAAAGCGGCCAGGTCACgacggccatcgaaagtatggtgtggccgctggccgccgtgcggccaggtgcgcgtggtctatggcgatttcatactaaggtatctttCTCGATCTGGCcgctgcggtttggccgctagtgcgcgctcGGGCTAAAGATATGATATACTGTACCCTAGCTGTtgctataatatgaaaaagaaaatattcttCACATAAAACGAATAAAAGTATTGGGGACTCTCAAAGCGCAGGACGAATGAGTTACTCGCGCCATCTATTGTTGATACAGACGTAACTCAACGTTCATAAACGAGAGCAGATgtaaaataatagtttaaaaatctAAAACACACGCTTTTAGCACGcactaaaaattacaaaatacttCGGATATTTAGTTTGATGACTCAAGAGTTTTCCCTTTGCCAAATCTTCATTAGATCGCAGataaacataaacaatttaAGTTCGTGACGAACGATAAATAATAACCTATTCGAAATTGTTATAAGTAGGTAATCTTAGGTAATCgtctttattaaatatttattaagatttattttgacagaaaatgtggAGCGTTTGTGTAATCTTAACTCTTTTTGGACAAAACTGGCGCGAGTGGTCGGCAGTGGTGAAGCTAGCCTTAAGCTGCGCGgaatcggaatcggagcgtacggagcggacggagcgtcgtcatttacgaaatgccgatggggcgcgtccactgcattcggattcagcatcggcaatttagttattcTTCGTGCATTTGCATGATGGAGCATAGTGTCGAGGATATCGCTGGTCCCGGGCAACAAAGCGGTAAACGCCGGTTACgccctttttaatgttatttgatttttggcttctctgagtattagtctatcacccctatttatttcatattttaaaaataatgttttgggtataataaatgacaaaagcTTTATTAAATCGAAAATTCCTAAAAAAACCGGTGAAGATACGATACAACTAAGCTTTCGCTGTAAGATTCCCCAGAAGAACGGAGTAATCGGCTGGTACGCTCGAAATCTAAAGCGAAAAATACGTCGTATTATGTTCTTACAGCCGTAAATCTCAAGCGGTTTGGTgtttttataaagtcaataaacaatgttacaattgaaacaatatcgcttattagttgtattatacttttttcaattatttcaataattttttatactattgggcgattccattatcgcgggtgcaacagttTGACACACTTAAAGCTTCCTACAGGCAAAATgaagcatatttattaataaaatatcctttGAAGGGATATATTTTAACTagtttaacaatgatttataaatgaaaacctCATCAAATGTATGAGGGCCACAAAACAGGTTTGAAGTGCTGTCACGGGTGCAACCAATTTGACCCTCCATTAAGAACTGTGATGACTTCATATGTGAATACTGTTTAGTGCGAAACTTTGACAAAATAACTTGCCTATATTTCAAAAtagcataaaacaaagaaactatgtaactagataaaagtaattatagtaataagttCTAGAAATCGGCGCAACATCAAAATTCTCAAATATGTTAAAGGTGAATTAAATCGTAATTctctaacaaatttaaaaattttcgccATGGAATATATAATTGTACTAGtaagtttgtaataaaactgcaccaaattgtagtttttttaaattttcggtTGTTTATTGGCCTGACAAAATTAATCGTCTAAATCACTCAaaacgattgaatagtttaatttatacaaaatattttgacgtattgctgtataactatactacaactaaacattgatttgaaatatacgctattttaatttataaatatgggAAAAAACATCGCGTCCCTTAGATGATATTGTTTAAAAACGCTCTAAATTATTCGAATTTCATTTTTTACCGATAAAAGatgttttttttagtaaatacacATCTTTTTACGTATACTTATtccaattaaaaaatttaactaatgctcattttaaaaattctcgttGAGGGCCGTCTGTAGCGGAATGGctctattacaattattttgatatggttaaataggtaaaaaaaaataactttcataTGGGACATCACACATTTGTTTTGGACCACTGTACGCtgcactataaacaaaatagcttattttgtctctcctgaacaaaacgatgtttgatattacgcctttattgcccggggccagcgatatTGTTGTAATATTTTAGCTGTATTTTATTAGAACCACTTTCAATCATTATTTGCCCAATTTCATCCCAAATAACTCTCCTCAGTTGGTTAtgataattttgatattttagatTGTAAAGTCCTTCGTATTTTTCcactaaagtaattaaaatatcgtCAATAAGTATTTATGTATAGCCGTCGCGTCGTCGCAAACACGTCAGACTTAAAACCGGAATCCGAATGACGCGTTcactgcggatgacgtcatcggcataaatACCGGTCTCAAgcgcagaaatgccgatccagtggacgcagtaccatagaaatcaatacaaagcaacaaatccgtacgctgcgtacgctccgatgccgatccagtggacgcgcagcgtTAAAGTTGACTCAGACCACATCGCGACGTGTAgattcatttctaaatttatatggatttgacagatttgcaagacatctcacgcaattgaaatctgtcaaatccatacaaaataacctgttataatgtgttatgtgagGTCGTGGATGgagtaaataaaagaaaatcacttCTATATTGCGCTTTATTTAGGTTAAGCGCATTCGGTAAGGCACGTCTACTCTCCTTTCTTCATGCCGCGCTGCGCctcgcggtctgaattgatccttagACGGTGCTCATATTATCATTTTCTCAATGAAATCAAACCTTCTTGCAGGGTTACAATCACACTGTAGCCCGGCCGTCAGGTCGCTGATACAGCGGTAGCTACACTTATTATGATTGTACTGTAGATCTTTTGGAATGGCTGCCCTGTGGTAAAGGTAGCCTCTAAAAGATAGCGATCTAAGCAGCGCGCAAAAACTCGGGATCGATACATAAATACATAGTAAGCAGTGGCTGTTTCACTCTGGTCGCAATCGCGTACTGCAACCATAAGGGTCGAAAACTACATTCAGATGAACCCAATCATGTCACCGCCGCGGTAGAAACAGCAAACTGGGTGGGCACGTGGTGTCGCCGCTACAGTACAGTCACCTTGAGCGGGTGGAGCGCGTTGGTAAGCTGCAGGCCGACGCTGCGGGCCAGCACGAGCGGCGGCAGGTCGGCGCGGTACAGGCGGTACAGCGCGTCGATCGCCAGCTGGGTCGGCACGTTGTGGCGCTGACGAGTGCTCTCGTACTTCGACAGCCAGGACGGGTCATCTGGAAGTATTGAAAGAAAAGTTACGCCCACACTCCTAATGAGTCGcgtatgttattttttttttttttataaaataagggggcaaacgtgcaaacgggtcacctgatggaaagcaacttccgtcgcccatggaaagtTAGCTGTCTTTACCTTGCTTGCCTCATTTGGTTGTAATTTAACATCTAGCTAAAGCTATTTGATTGTCCTTGCCTTTGTAGCCTGCACTAAGTACATTAGTTAGAGGAACTTTCTATGTATAACTCGAGAAGCGACATAGGACAGATTTACCTACTAGAAATGTTTAATTTCTGAGCGATATACGACTTTTTATTCTAGCAGTATAAACTCCATACTTATATCTAATCCAGCATAGAGCGCATCAGCCAGGCAGCTGGTGAGGTCTCGCACGTCACCGAAACCCAGGTTGACGCCCTGCCCGGCCAGCGGGTGCACGCGGTGGGCTGCGTCACTGTAATATTCAATGAGGGTTTTCGATATATCATATTTTGCCACCAGAGGGACGGTTGGATCTTTCGTGTCAAATGTGGTGTCAAACAGGCATATGACGCTATATTATGGTAACACgtggaagctatttcgtgatatatgacagctgtttgacgACAATTGAAACGATATACCCTACGACTAATTGTGCTCATTGCCaggccactataataattataaaataaagaaatctattgatacgaTTACtgaatgtttatttaaattacaaaataagttgaaggcttggcttgaatgtgatctgaaaactttttacgacagaagtattaaatggctatgcaatattttgcttggctccttttacatttcatgttttggtgggattaaatTATTCGATCACCAGCGGGTTCGACGAAAGGGTCCCATCATAtctataaagtaaaataattaaaaacaaaatatgctggtgagataaaagaaaaaaagaacagTGCGCTCTTGGATAATATTCTTCTTCTATTTAAGGGCAGGGCCCTTGTCGATGGACACAGTTTTTGTCTCATTTAAACTTCATTTTAGAATAATCACTGCGAATAATATCACAGtcgatattttaaatttaaagtacTATCAAGTTATAAACATGTATCTCAAATTATACCCAATCAAAGCAACACCCGGTGCGACGTATCTCGTGCTATGTCCGAAGCCGAAGGGGAAAGCAGCGCGGGACCGAGGCGTGATGGCGCGCACGCTCGGCGGGAGTTGCCGCGCGGCGCCATCTTGGTAGCCCGCGCGCCGCAGCCACGACGCCACCCACGTGGTCGCCGCGTCCACCGCGCTGTTGCGGGGGTACTGCTTCCACTGAAATAGAAAAATGGTAGGTAAGAAGGtatttcgacgacctctgtggctcaattggttgagtgggTGGCAACTGGCAACTCAAGCGGTGGGTCGCGGGCtagaatcccgccgacggaacaaaaagttttcaatgtttccgggtctggatgtgtattaaatatgtgttagtatgatataataaaaatcttaaatatatgtatagtataaaagtatttaatatatttccgttgtctggtacctgtaacacaagtcgtTCAggaacttagcacggggccagactgacgtggtgtgaagcatccatagatattatgtattattatttactattattgtaATATCTTAGCTGAAAAGTTTTCActgataattataaaaaataacaacctCATGCTATTTACAAATACTTGGTCGTGACGTGTAGCGTCGCACCTGCGCCAAACGAGGTTATTTGGTTTTAGATTGTTCTAATCAGTATACatattgatatttataatagttttcAATATCTATTCACTTCTATggaatacttttaaattataatattaatatagtcaAATTCTTATTTAACCACCAGATGGCGCCGATGACAAATCAGAACTTAAAACCCAGAGACACCTTAGGCAACCTTCTTTTTTACTCTTAACATATTTCCATAGTTACTAAAAATACACAAAGGTGCAAAAACAATACCAGGGCATCATTGAGTGCGTCGACGAAGCTCTCCTCCGGCAGTTTCAGCAGCTCTCTGGCGTGCGCCGGCGACGTGGACCACACCAGTGAACTCCTGGTAGAGTCTAGGGGTAGGAGAGCGATGGGGCCCGTCGGCAGGAACCGCTGCCAGGCCATGTTGTTCTCGGATTCCTGGAAGATTTTAATGTAAAGTATTAATTTACAgtgtaaatttttaatttacaataagGGTGTTTAAAATTCtatgccgctatgtagccttagggtctatcgtgtcaaactgctgtcatatgtcacgatatagcggtcatgtgtcacgataatttgcctatttgacacgatagactcGACTACATAACGGCACCtcgtggcaaatagaatatcaaacaccctcattggaccgaataataattaatattatattatgactccTACACTGGTTTTGATGACGGCGCGGTGGCGGGTTTCATTGCAACCAGGCCAGTTTTGGCGGAGTAATTTTGTAAAAGAGACTCTTCTGAATTCTCTTCTTCGGCTTCATCTGAATCACAATATTATACGTCGTCAAACTGTAAAGTATTAATTTACAgtgtaaatttttaatttacaataagGGTGTTTAAAATTCtatgccgctatgtagccttagggtctatcgtgtcaaactgctgtcatatgtcacgatatagcggtcatgtgtcacgataatttgcctatttgacacgatagactcGACTACATAACGGCACCtcgtggcaaatagaatatcaaacaccctcattggaccgaataataattaatattatattatgactccTACACTGGTTTTGATGACGGCGCGGTGGCGGGTTTCATTGCAACCAGGCCAGTTTTGGCGGAGTAATTTTGTAAAAGAGACTCTTCTGAATTCTCTTCTTCGGCTTCATCTGAATCACAATATTATACGTCGTCAAACTGCTTGCCTAATGCTCAATTTACACCGCcgcggaatggaatggaatggaagcgtCAATTTCGCCTCATGCGAGGAAATTGGCACCTCCGTGGAAGACGCCGGTCCATTTTTTTGGGTcgtatttaatttgtgtgttATATTGTTGACATAAAGTTCATTGTGCCATGTACCTACATTTTCGTTGAAAAAAGCCGCTTTCATTCCATTCCGCGCCGGTATAAATCAAGCCTAACATTAAATACTCAGTATGACATTAAGTAGGtacaaaggatatgggcgaaaagCCCATAGACAATTAAAAttcctttaataaaaaaaaaacattgaataCTCTACAACGAGGACTGACCTCAGCCAGGTGTAGTGTGGCCACGATGCCCATGTGGTCGTAGTCCCAGGACACGTACTGCACGCCCATGGCCTCGCGCACCGCCGACTTCGCACCGTCCGCGCCGATCTGAAAACAAGTTTAAGAAATGAACACTTTCTGAATGTCTTACTTGAgccctaccaccggttcggcgAGAAGGACCGGCGTAATAAACTCACCCGGGGCCACCTTTAAgcgatagaaataaaaaagaattaacAGGATACGAGTAACTAATGTTACTAGGATATGGCTATCCATACCAACCGGTACGAATAATAAACAGACTCATACTCGATAGAGGCCACAAAGCGATTCCAAACAAACGCACGGAGATAGATGTTATTCTATTGAAATGATCAAATAAACACACCCGATGAATGCaatataattacatatttttaaagtacgaATCGCGCCTGAGCTGTGTAGTCGCTTCGGTGAATTCGCATTACTCCGAGCGATATATTTAATTCGTAACAACGGAATAAGTGACAAAAGATCGCAAAAAGATATACACagtcgaacatagaacctccttgtttttggaagtcggttaaaaagaaatttAAATGAAACGAACGTTACAAAACTTAGTTTGTCATaaaatttaagattttgatatatgtgaagtttaaaaagttttgtGTTATTGTGAACCAGAGGCGGTTCCGTAACTGGGGCATCTTCGCGTAAATaaggttaaataaataatttgtgtaattttaaatttagtgATCAATCGATGGCGTGAGGGAATCATGATTTGCGAAGCTCTAGTCAACGGTGGACAGGTAAAACTAGTTcgtatctacagtgtgtaacaaaaataagtgataatactttagggtgtgtacgtgttccttgtagagagttcactgtgaaagtagcagcgctgaaagacgaaaaatttttttcacttttgtatgggcaagggcccgggcgtcacgagtttccccatttttttttggtctttcagcgctactactttcacagtgaactctctacaaggaacacgtacacaccctaaagtattatcacttatttttgttacaccctgtatatatatataaaaatggatttccaattgtgttagtaacgctaaaactcgaaaacggctgaacggattgggctaattttaggctcaaaatattcgtagaagtccagggaaggttttaaagtgacacgaagttcaccgggacagctagtttaacgATATTTGTATTCGAAAGTTTTCACGTAATagctaacactaaaataatctTAATTCTTGCTATCTGTAACTTCCCAAGGTACAACTTATAGAAAAGTGTCGTATTAAGTAATGCATAAAATCGTTTAAAGTTAGCAAATTTTTGAGAAGTATGAAATATTTCTCAAAAAtttgctatatatatatatatatatatatatatatatatatataaatacataaaattttaatttgaaaattgtaGAGTTTCAAGAGTGAGCGCCGTAAAGATGCAACTATAGGTTGTAAGAAGTCCAAGATCCTTAAAACTTGTCCAAATTCTGCATATTTAAAAATGAGTTTATATTATGTGCGCAAAAAGGTTTTCGTCTTGGTGCTGTGAACTGCAGCACCAAGCAGAgctaattaattacaaaacctctagttataataattataatacattaagtAGTTTATCAAATTATGACATTGCTTAAAAGTTTTCGgtttcttaagaggatacaccaggagcgagagaaattgaaaataggtatttgaaaatgtattgctgtctcaccaatctcaagtctcccaccgcagagcgcgatagagacaatacgacaaaagttctaataaaagaacagaaaatcttcgattcgttgtccgctgattccttctccaaaacttaaccgatttaagtaccttttttcattaagaattaaagcaaggcttgaactgtgttcctatgttttagtttttgtgtattttctagccggttttgttttctgggtgtttgaacacagaggaaaatctggccattttttgggtttttggacgtttttatcttttataataataaaattatgaaaaaaaaaaacaaaacatagggacatgctaatagtggctatagatattcaggaaaaaaatcataactctaccggcattatccagggaggaaacaggggacaacgtttgtatgaaaaaacggcggtgtggacctCTTAAGTGGGGTATTATAGGtttcaaaaaattaaaaggttttaaaGCAGAATAATTTATACCACGGCATACAAATATCCTTTTGGCACAGTCGAAAGAGAcgtttaaattattactagtACCGAACTGTCCTAACTCCTAGCACATTTAAACCGCCATAAAACTAGGATTGCGAAATGCCATTTACGAAAATAACTTTATAAATTGGGTATTATAATGGGCTTATGGCGGCTGGCGGACACGTAATCCGTAAATTATACGTTTTCATACAACCGAGAGTTCTATTCATAGGTCTTGCTTCACAAAGTGTTCGTTAGCTTCAGGAATTTCATATTATTGCATGTTGCATGTATGTCGGATGTTGACGACACTTTGATGAGGAAGAATAGGAAGAAATTGATTATATCCATAATCCTCCACTTTCAACGCATCGGTCTATACCAGAAATACAGCTTATGGAAACTTTCAACGCATCGGTCTATATACTTACCAGAAATACAGCTTTAAATGTAAATTTGTGCAAAGTTATGCACACATAAAAGGCTACCTTACACCTTTAACAATACTTAGCTTACCTAATAATCA includes:
- the LOC121725875 gene encoding ubiquinone biosynthesis monooxygenase COQ6, mitochondrial, with protein sequence MIRNLSKYNNLVIISIKNNAKSIAAVRRYSNQNYEQSRTKYDVVIAGGGMVGCTLACALGKMSLLSNLKVLLLEGSPDKPYQLPPEYSNRVVALSQNTKSLMSSLSVWQHLEKMRVNPVRHMQVWDACSDALISFSSADIMNDDVAYIVENDVLLHAVNTELKSNSVQNVDIVYGAKIVGYELPKTTSGNEECLVKMDDGKSYTCNLLIGADGAKSAVREAMGVQYVSWDYDHMGIVATLHLAEESENNMAWQRFLPTGPIALLPLDSTRSSLVWSTSPAHARELLKLPEESFVDALNDALWKQYPRNSAVDAATTWVASWLRRAGYQDGAARQLPPSVRAITPRSRAAFPFGFGHSTRYVAPGVALIGDAAHRVHPLAGQGVNLGFGDVRDLTSCLADALYAGLDINDPSWLSKYESTRQRHNVPTQLAIDALYRLYRADLPPLVLARSVGLQLTNALHPLKKFIISHATT